The sequence ATCAGCCTGGAGTCCCAGGCACGGACCGCGCGGACGCTGGAGACGTCGGTGGTGCCCGGACTGCTCCAGACCGCCGAGTACGCCCGTGCGGTGACCCATGCGTCGCTGGACGGACTGCCTGCGGGACAGCTGGATTCGCTGGTGGAGGTGCGACTGACCCGTCAGCGGGTTCTGTGGGCGAAGCCACCACTGCACTTCACCGCGGTCCTCGACGAGGCGGTACTGCGGCGCGAGGTGGGCGGGCCCGAGGTGATGAAGGACCAGCTGGCCCATCTGACGCGTGTGGCCCAATTACCGCACGTGCAACTTCAGTTACTGCCGTTCAAGGTAGGCGGCTACGTCGGGCTCACCGGCCCTTTCGTTATTTTCTCCTTTCCGAACATTTCTGATCTGGATGTGGTCGTTCTTGACCACTTGACGAGTAGCCTCTACCTGGAGCGGAAAGAAGACCTTGAGGCGTACAGCTCGGCCTTCCGCACCTTGCAGGCTCACGCGCTGTCGCCGGAGCGTTCGTTGGACCTCATCGCCGCGGTCAACCGCGGCGACTAGGGGGAGATCGGGCCGGACCCGCCGGGCTCCCCCTAGGACCTTCCGACTGCCCGAGGGGTGCTTCATGTCCGACCGCCTTGCACAGCCCGCGTTACGGTGGCGCCGCAGCAGCCGCAGCACCGGAATGAACAACTGCGTGGAGACCGCGCCGCTCGACGGTGAGCACCTGGCCGTGCGGGACTCCAAGGACGTGGACCGGCCGGCGCTGCGCTTCTCCGCGCCGGCCTGGACGTCGTTCGTGACAGGACTGGGCGACCGCCCGGTCAGCTGACCCGGACCGGGACGGCCTCCGCCCGGGGCGCGGTGCGTACGACCGTGTCCACCGCGGTCATGATCTGCTCCTGGGTGAGGTCGGCCCGCGCGGTCAGCCGAAGACGGGAGATGCCGTCCGGCACCGACGGCGGGCGGAAGCATCCCACCAGCACCCCGGCAGCGCGGCAGTCGGCCGCCCAGCGCACCGCCGCGTCCGCGGAGGGCGCGCGCACGGAGACCACCGCGGCGTCGGGTCGCACGGCGGTCAGCCCCGCGTCGGTCAGCCGTTCGTACAGGGCGGCGGCGACCGCTCGGGCCCGGTCCGCGCGTTCCGGTTCCCGGCCCAGCAGTCCCAGCGCGCCGAGGGCGCCGCCCGCCGACGCCGGAGCGAGTCCGGTGTCGAAGATGAAGGTACGCGCCGTGTTGACCAGGTGGTCGATGACCCGGGCCGGACCGAGCACCGCTCCGCCCTGGCTGCCCAGCGACTTGGAGAGGGTCATCGTGGCGACGATGTCCTCGCCGCCCGCGAGCCCGGCGGCGGCGAGCGCACCGCGTCCGCCGTCCCCGAGCACACCCAGACCGTGCGCGTCGTCGACGACCAGTGCGGCACCCTCGGCCCGGCAGGCGTCGGCGAGCGCGGACAGCGGGGCGGCGTCGCCGTCGACCGAGAAGACGGAGTCGGTCACGGCGAGCGCCCGTCCGCCGTGCGTGTGCAGCGCCTTGCGCACCGCCTCGGGGTCCGCGTGCGGAACGATGGCGGTCTCCGCCCGGGAGAGGCGACAACCGTCCACGATCGAGGCGTGGTTGCCCGCGTCGGAGACGATCAGCGAGCCACGGGCGGACAGCGCGGTGAGAGCCGCGAGGTTGGCCGCGTATCCGGAGGAGAGCACCAGAGCCGCTTCGAAGCCGCAGAAATCGGCCAGTTCGCGTTCGAGTTCGGCATGCAGCGCGGTGGATCCGGTGACCAGCCGCGATCCGGTGGCACCCGCGCCCCAGCGGTGCGCCGCTCCGGCGGCGGCGGCGGTGACCTCGGGGTGCCGGGTGAGGCCGAGATAGTCATTGCTCGCGAGGTCGAGGACGTCCGGTTCGGCGGGCCGCGGGCGGAGCGTGCGGACGAGTCCGGCGGCGGCTCGGCGGCGGGCCTCGTCGTTGATCCAGTCGAACGGGGCGAAGGACATGAGACGGTCCCTTTTGTAGGCAGCTCACAGACCCTAGCCGGGTGCGCAGCAGGTCAGGGTGTGGCAATACACACACGCTCACCCGGCTCTCCTGTCTGGTTCCTCCTTGGCCGGAGACCCCGGCGTAGGCCAGGATCGACGCCATGGACCTGCTGAACACGCTGGTGGACAAGGGGCTGCGGCGCGAACTGCCGACCCGCGAAGAAGCGCTCGCCGTGCTGGCGACCTCCGATGACGAACTGCTCGATGTGGTGGCCGCCGCAGGGAAGGTGCGCCGCCAGTGGTTCGGGCGGCGCGTGAAGCTCAACTATCTGGTCAACCTCAAGTCCGGGCTCTGCCCCGAGGACTGCTCCTACTGCTCGCAGCGGCTGGGGTCGAAGGCGGAGATCCTCAAGTACACGTGGCTCAAGCCCGATGAGGCGTCCAAGGCCGCGGCCGCCGGGGTGGCCGGCGGGGCGAAGCGGGTCTGTCTGGTGGCGAGCGGACGCGGGCCGACGGACCGCGACGTCGACCGGGTGTCGCAGACGATCGAAGCGATCAAGGAGCAGAACGAGGGCGTCGAGGTCTGCGCCTGTCTCGGTCTGCTCTCCGACGGGCAGGCCGACCGGCTGCGGTCGGCGGGCGCGGACGCGTACAACCACAACCTCAATACGTCCGAGGGAACGTACGGGGACATCACGACCACGCACACCTACGCGGACCGGGTGGAGACCGTCCAGCAGGCGCAGGCCGCGGGGCTCTCGGCCTGTTCCGGGCTGATCGCCGGTATGGGTGAGAGCGATGCGGACCTGGTGGACGTGGTCTTCTCGCTGCGGGAGCTGGACCCGGACTCCGTTCCGGTGAACTTCCTGATCCCGTTCGAGGGAACCCCGCTCGCCAAGGAGTGGAACCTCACCCCACAGCGCTGCCTGCGCATTCTGGCCATGGTCCGCTTCGTCTGCCCCGACGTCGAGGTCCGCCTCGCGGGCGGGCGCGAGGTGCATCTGCGCTCGATGCAGCCGCTCGCCCTGAACCTGGTGAACTCGATCTTCCTGGGCGACTATCTGACCAGCGAGGGCCAGGCCGGCCAGACGGACCTGGACATGATCGCCGATGCCGGTTTCGAGGTGGAGGGCGCGGGAACGACGACGCTGCCCGAGCACCGGGTGCCGTCCGGTGGCGGCTGCGGTTCGCACGAGGGCGGCTGCGCACCCTGCGGTGACACGGCCGCGGAGGGCGAGGAGCCCGTCTCCGCCGAGGTCCCGGCGGCGCGCACGGATCTGGTGGCGGTCCGCCGCCGGGGCGCCGGTACGGATCTCGCGCCCAATGCCTGAGACCTGCGCCCCCGAGTCGTCCGTAGCTCCCTCGCTCCCGCGCACGCCCGCGCTCGCCCCCGCCGAACTGCGCGCCCTGGACCGGGCGCACGTCTGGCACCCGTACGGCCCGATGCCGGGCCGGCAGGAACCGCTGGTCGTGGAGTCCGCGTCCGGGGTGCGACTCCGGCTCGCCGAACCGGCTTACGGGCAGAGCGAGTTGGTGGACGGCATGTCGTCCTGGTGGTCGGCGGTGCACGGCTACAACCACCCGGTACTCAACGACGCGGCGCGCGGTCAGCTGGACCGGATGAGCCATGTGATGTTCGGCGGGCTCACCCATGAGCCCGCCGTGCGCCTGGCGACACGGCTGGTGGAGATCACCCCGGAGCCGCTGCGCCACGTCTTTCTCGCCGATTCGGGCTCCGTCTCCGTCGAGGTCGCGGTGAAGATGTGCCTCCAGTACTGGCGTTCGGCGGGTCGGCCGGCCAAGCACCGGCTGCTGACCTGGCGCGGCGGCTACCACGGGGACACCTGGCAGCCGATGTCCGTGTGCGATCCCGAGGGCGGGATGCACGAACTGTGGTCGGGGGCGCTCCCCCGGCAGGTGTTCGCCGACGCGCCACCGGACGGTTTCGACGTGGAGCCGGACCCCGGCTACATACGCCGTCTGCGGGAACTGATCGCGTTCCACGCGGACGAACTCGCCGCGGTCATCGTGGAGCCCGTGGTGCAGGGTGCGGGCGGGATGCGGTTCCACTCGCCCGCGTATCTGCGGGTTCTGCGCGAGGCGTGCGACGAGAACGACGTCCTGCTGGTGTTCGACGAGATCGCGAGCGGCTTCGGCCGCACCGGAAAGCTGTTCGCCGCCGAGCACGCCGGGATCTCCCCCGATGTCATGTGTGTCGGCAAGGCCCTGACCGGCGGCTATCTGACCATGGCGGCGACGCTGTGCAGCTCCCGGGTGGCGGAGGGCATCTCCCGCGGCGAGGTTCCGGTGCTGGCCCACGGCCCGACGTTCATGGGCAATCCGCTGGCCGCCGCGGTGGCGTGCGCCTCCGTGGATCTGCTGGTCGGCCAGGACTGGGAGCGGGAGGTCGAGCGGATCGGCGCCGGGCTGCGGCACGGACTGGCCGCCGCGGCCGGTCTGCCCGGTGTCGTCGATGTACGGGTGCTGGGCGCCATCGGTGTCGTACAGCTCGATCACGAGGTGGACATGGAGGCCGCGACCCGGGCGGCCGTACGCACGGGTGTCTGGCTCCGGCCGTTCCGCGATCTCGTGTACACGATGCCGCCGTATGTGACCGGTGATGACGATGTGGCGCTGATCTGCCGGGCCGTGTGCGCGGCGGCCGAGGAGGGCTGAGATGACGATTCTGGTGGTGTCCGGTACGGGTACCGAGATCGGCAAGACGGTGGTGACCGCCGCCGTGGCCGCGGCCGCCCGGGGCTGCCGGGTCGCGGTGCTCAAGCCCGCCCAGACCGGTCTCCGGCCCGGGGAGCCGGGGGACGCCTCCGAGGTGGTGCGTCTGGCGGGCGGTCATGTCACAGCGGTCGAACTGGCGCGCTTCCCCGAGCCGTTGGCCCCGGCGACCGCGGCGCGACGGGCCGGTCTCGCACCGGTGCGCCCGTACGAGGTCGCCGAGGCGGCCGAGAAGCTGGCCACCGAGCACGATCTGGTGCTGGTGGAGGGGGCGGGCGGGCTGCTCGTGCGGTTCGACGACGAGGGCGCCACACTCGCGGACGCGGCCCGGCTGCTGGCGGCGCCGGTGCTGGTGGTGGCGCAGGCGGGTCTCGGCACGCTCAATGTCACCGCGCTGACCGCGGAGGCCCTGCGGGCCCGGGGCCTGACGTGCCTCGGTGTGGTGGTGGGCAGCATGCCGGCCGAGCCGGATCTGGCCGCACGGTGCAATGTGGACGACCTGCCGGTGGCGGCCGGCGCCCCGCTGCTGGGCGCCGTCCCGGCCGGGGCGGGGGCGCTGGCACCCGCCGACTTCAGGGCGCGGGCGGCCAGTTGGCTGGCCCCGGAGCTCGGCGGGGTCCGTACGTGGACGACGGGGGGCTGAGCGGGCCGGTACGGGGGAGAATCGAAGGCAGCCGCTGTTTTCCCGCCACGGAGGCCCGTCATGCATCTGCGCAGCACGAAGATCCCCCGGGACGCCGTGCACCACCCGGTCTTCGCCCGGTTCTATGCCCGGATGAGCGTGAGCGCCGATCAGCGGGGCGGCATCGCCGCGTACCGCCGGGAGCTGCTGGCCGGGGTGTCCGGCCGGGTGATCGAGATCGGCGCGGGCAACGGGCTGAACTTCGCGCACTACCCGGGCGCCGTCTCCGAGGTGGTGGCGATCGAACCGGAGCGCACCCTGAGGCAACTGGCGGTCCGTGCCGCACTGCGGTCCGAGGTGCCGGTGGACGTGGTGCCCGGCGCGGCGGAGGCGCTGCCGGTCAAGAGCGAGGCGTTCGACGTGGCCGTGGCCTCACTGGTCCTGTGCACGGTACGGGATCTGCCCCGGGCGCTCGCCGAGCTCAAGCGCGTCCTGCGGCCCGGTGGTGAACTGCGCTTCTTCGAACACGGGCTGGCGCCGGGCCGGCCCCTGGCGGTCGCACAGCGTGCCGCGGACCGGACCGTCTGGCCGTTGCTCTTCGGGGGCTGTCACACGGCGCGCGACACCCTCGCCGCGATCGAGGCCGCGGGCTTCGAGATGGGGACGTACCGCAGGCTGCGGATTCCGGAGAAGGGCGTGCAGCTCCCCACCTCGCCCTGTGTGCTGGGCGTGGCCCGTCGGCCCTTCACGGTGGACGGCCCGGCCGCGGCGGAATGACCCGTCACGTCCCACTCCGGGGCGGGTGGCCGACCGGTCGCGCAGGGCTGCTGTCCGGTCTCACGTCGACCGGACGGTCGTACATCGGCCGACAGCGGCCGGGCGGGAGGGCCCTCACACGCTCCACTGCCGGAGCTCGTCCGCGATGGCCCGGACGTCGGCCTTGCCCTCCTTGACCAGCCGGGCCAGATCTCTCACCTGCTCGGGCGAGGTGATCACCTTCAGCCCGGAGGCGACCAGGTAGCCGTATGCCACGGCCGAGGCGAACATGGCGTTGGAGCGTTCGAGCGCGGGAACGTGGAGCAGCAGTTGCAGCAGGGCCGCGGCACGGGAATGCGGGTCGCTGTAGACGGGGCTGCCGAAGATCTCCGCCTCGTGGCGGCTCACCGCGGCGACGAGCGCGCCCCAGTCGACGACCTGCGGATCACCGGGCGTCTTGTGCTCGGCGACCATGAGCAGCCAGGAAAGGTCGATCCGTAGGTTCAACGGGTACCTTCGCGCTCCGGGCCGAACTCATCGGCGAACACCGATTCGTACTGCTTCATGAAGTCGGCCGCCGCTTCGACGAAGGTGTGTCCCACCTCGCCCGCGTCCTGTTTGACGAGCTCTTCTATGTAGCGGTTCACGCTCATCCCCCTCTGCAGCGCGCGCTGCCGCGCGGCCTCGGCGGTGGCCTCGTCCACTCGAACGTTCAGCTGAGTCTTGGGCACAGCCTCACGCTAGCGCGACTCCGCTAGCAGCGGCAAGAGGAAGCCGGAGCTGCCCCGTACACCGTTCCCGCTCCATGGATCGCGGGATTCCCCGGTTCGGCGGACGCCCCGCCGTGCGCTTGGCATGGTGGGTGGCAAGCCATCGATCGGACCGTCCACCGGTCCACCGCCGTTGTGCGCCCGGCGCACCGGCGTTCCGTACCGCCGGGGTTCTCGGGGCGCCGGCGGAGT is a genomic window of Streptomyces sp. NBC_01237 containing:
- a CDS encoding helix-turn-helix domain-containing protein yields the protein MQHGPVVRRRKLGEELRGLRHSSGLTSRDAARLLGWHQSKVSRIETGASGVSPADVTRLLDAYGVRDIQLRALLEVLAGSAGGGGTGWWHAYRGLIPPQYRDFISLESQARTARTLETSVVPGLLQTAEYARAVTHASLDGLPAGQLDSLVEVRLTRQRVLWAKPPLHFTAVLDEAVLRREVGGPEVMKDQLAHLTRVAQLPHVQLQLLPFKVGGYVGLTGPFVIFSFPNISDLDVVVLDHLTSSLYLERKEDLEAYSSAFRTLQAHALSPERSLDLIAAVNRGD
- a CDS encoding DUF397 domain-containing protein — its product is MSDRLAQPALRWRRSSRSTGMNNCVETAPLDGEHLAVRDSKDVDRPALRFSAPAWTSFVTGLGDRPVS
- a CDS encoding 8-amino-7-oxononanoate synthase, producing MSFAPFDWINDEARRRAAAGLVRTLRPRPAEPDVLDLASNDYLGLTRHPEVTAAAAGAAHRWGAGATGSRLVTGSTALHAELERELADFCGFEAALVLSSGYAANLAALTALSARGSLIVSDAGNHASIVDGCRLSRAETAIVPHADPEAVRKALHTHGGRALAVTDSVFSVDGDAAPLSALADACRAEGAALVVDDAHGLGVLGDGGRGALAAAGLAGGEDIVATMTLSKSLGSQGGAVLGPARVIDHLVNTARTFIFDTGLAPASAGGALGALGLLGREPERADRARAVAAALYERLTDAGLTAVRPDAAVVSVRAPSADAAVRWAADCRAAGVLVGCFRPPSVPDGISRLRLTARADLTQEQIMTAVDTVVRTAPRAEAVPVRVS
- the bioB gene encoding biotin synthase BioB — translated: MDLLNTLVDKGLRRELPTREEALAVLATSDDELLDVVAAAGKVRRQWFGRRVKLNYLVNLKSGLCPEDCSYCSQRLGSKAEILKYTWLKPDEASKAAAAGVAGGAKRVCLVASGRGPTDRDVDRVSQTIEAIKEQNEGVEVCACLGLLSDGQADRLRSAGADAYNHNLNTSEGTYGDITTTHTYADRVETVQQAQAAGLSACSGLIAGMGESDADLVDVVFSLRELDPDSVPVNFLIPFEGTPLAKEWNLTPQRCLRILAMVRFVCPDVEVRLAGGREVHLRSMQPLALNLVNSIFLGDYLTSEGQAGQTDLDMIADAGFEVEGAGTTTLPEHRVPSGGGCGSHEGGCAPCGDTAAEGEEPVSAEVPAARTDLVAVRRRGAGTDLAPNA
- a CDS encoding adenosylmethionine--8-amino-7-oxononanoate transaminase, which translates into the protein MPETCAPESSVAPSLPRTPALAPAELRALDRAHVWHPYGPMPGRQEPLVVESASGVRLRLAEPAYGQSELVDGMSSWWSAVHGYNHPVLNDAARGQLDRMSHVMFGGLTHEPAVRLATRLVEITPEPLRHVFLADSGSVSVEVAVKMCLQYWRSAGRPAKHRLLTWRGGYHGDTWQPMSVCDPEGGMHELWSGALPRQVFADAPPDGFDVEPDPGYIRRLRELIAFHADELAAVIVEPVVQGAGGMRFHSPAYLRVLREACDENDVLLVFDEIASGFGRTGKLFAAEHAGISPDVMCVGKALTGGYLTMAATLCSSRVAEGISRGEVPVLAHGPTFMGNPLAAAVACASVDLLVGQDWEREVERIGAGLRHGLAAAAGLPGVVDVRVLGAIGVVQLDHEVDMEAATRAAVRTGVWLRPFRDLVYTMPPYVTGDDDVALICRAVCAAAEEG
- the bioD gene encoding dethiobiotin synthase, which produces MTILVVSGTGTEIGKTVVTAAVAAAARGCRVAVLKPAQTGLRPGEPGDASEVVRLAGGHVTAVELARFPEPLAPATAARRAGLAPVRPYEVAEAAEKLATEHDLVLVEGAGGLLVRFDDEGATLADAARLLAAPVLVVAQAGLGTLNVTALTAEALRARGLTCLGVVVGSMPAEPDLAARCNVDDLPVAAGAPLLGAVPAGAGALAPADFRARAASWLAPELGGVRTWTTGG
- a CDS encoding class I SAM-dependent methyltransferase, with translation MHLRSTKIPRDAVHHPVFARFYARMSVSADQRGGIAAYRRELLAGVSGRVIEIGAGNGLNFAHYPGAVSEVVAIEPERTLRQLAVRAALRSEVPVDVVPGAAEALPVKSEAFDVAVASLVLCTVRDLPRALAELKRVLRPGGELRFFEHGLAPGRPLAVAQRAADRTVWPLLFGGCHTARDTLAAIEAAGFEMGTYRRLRIPEKGVQLPTSPCVLGVARRPFTVDGPAAAE
- a CDS encoding fic family toxin-antitoxin system, toxin component, translated to MNLRIDLSWLLMVAEHKTPGDPQVVDWGALVAAVSRHEAEIFGSPVYSDPHSRAAALLQLLLHVPALERSNAMFASAVAYGYLVASGLKVITSPEQVRDLARLVKEGKADVRAIADELRQWSV
- a CDS encoding antitoxin — protein: MPKTQLNVRVDEATAEAARQRALQRGMSVNRYIEELVKQDAGEVGHTFVEAAADFMKQYESVFADEFGPEREGTR